The following coding sequences lie in one Leptospira ryugenii genomic window:
- a CDS encoding efflux RND transporter periplasmic adaptor subunit, whose translation MSSLQNLNKIRVTCLLLIIMFFSCHKTEDLKHEDHIILIHPEPYIPEESTIFVGQLKPWYEAPLYAQVSGYVKQWYKDYGAVVKKGELLAEIQAPILDAEFAQAKAEWEAQNARYQLADITANRYNSLKSSNAVSEQSVSVAKATQNAEKSTLKASKEQVNKQRVYLNFKQIRAPFDGIVTQRNINVGEYVNKEGNLSESHDQKNLFTIADVRKLRLFVPVPERYVNMLKKGFQVDVEISQFRDRVWKAEFYNFSRGYDPDSQTVLVQFSLINDDLLVWPGSIANVLWPKPTQGSSYSVPTSALVFDESGTRVATITKDHKIHFKSIVVGKLTDRFVEVKSGLELNDKVIQNPKASFLENDIIYDRLDDRTTKKDESNQKQLDHLLGGSLRAI comes from the coding sequence ATGAGTTCACTACAGAATTTGAATAAAATAAGAGTTACTTGTCTATTATTGATCATCATGTTTTTTTCATGTCATAAGACCGAAGATTTAAAACATGAAGACCATATCATTCTCATTCATCCGGAACCTTACATACCAGAAGAGTCTACAATTTTTGTTGGCCAGCTAAAACCGTGGTACGAAGCACCTCTTTATGCACAAGTTTCTGGTTATGTGAAACAGTGGTATAAAGATTATGGGGCTGTTGTCAAAAAAGGAGAGCTATTGGCAGAGATCCAAGCGCCTATACTAGATGCTGAGTTTGCGCAAGCAAAAGCAGAATGGGAAGCACAAAATGCAAGGTACCAATTAGCAGATATTACTGCAAATAGATACAATTCATTAAAATCATCGAATGCTGTTTCCGAACAATCAGTATCAGTTGCAAAGGCAACTCAGAATGCGGAAAAGTCTACACTTAAAGCTTCGAAAGAACAAGTCAATAAACAGCGAGTATATTTGAACTTTAAACAGATCCGAGCTCCCTTTGATGGGATCGTCACACAAAGGAACATCAATGTTGGGGAGTATGTTAACAAGGAAGGGAATTTGAGCGAAAGCCATGACCAGAAGAACCTTTTCACAATCGCAGATGTACGAAAATTAAGACTCTTTGTTCCAGTTCCAGAGAGATACGTAAACATGTTAAAGAAAGGCTTCCAAGTAGATGTAGAAATCTCCCAATTTCGCGATCGGGTCTGGAAGGCAGAATTTTATAACTTTTCAAGGGGATATGATCCTGACTCTCAAACCGTACTGGTACAGTTTTCGTTAATAAATGATGACCTGTTAGTCTGGCCGGGGTCAATTGCAAACGTTTTATGGCCTAAACCAACTCAAGGAAGTTCTTATTCTGTTCCGACAAGTGCTTTAGTCTTTGATGAAAGTGGGACTAGAGTAGCAACGATAACCAAGGATCATAAGATTCATTTTAAAAGTATTGTGGTTGGTAAACTAACAGATCGTTTTGTGGAAGTAAAATCTGGATTAGAATTGAATGATAAAGTGATCCAAAATCCAAAAGCTTCATTTTTAGAAAATGATATCATATATGATCGACTAGATGATCGAACCACAAAAAAAGATGAATCAAATCAAAAACAATTGGACCATTTATTGGGTGGTTCATTGAGGGCAATATGA
- a CDS encoding efflux RND transporter permease subunit: MNEIVKIALKRPYTFVVMSILILLFGIETIRKAPTDVFPGIKIPVISVVWVYQGMLPEDVSGRITSVFERALTTTVEGIKSIDSRSFYGSSIINIELQPETNLAGAEAEITAISQTVVNSLPPDISPPMIMRLEASSVPVAMLQVTSNSMTPAELYNLAFMRIRSLLVTIPGAIIPQPYGGTPMQLLVSLDKEKLMARNLSPLDVYHAFNEQSLVLPAGDQKIGKTDWMVMTNAMPMAVDDFNHIPIKSDGSRTIFMRDVGNVSLSGPPQMNSVLVDGKQSVVIVVMKSGDASTLEVVDGIKEMLPRIKSISPADVEFKILNDASIFVEDSIENVVHEMVLASALTGIAVLLFLGSWRSTAIIATSIPLSLLCSIILLHLTGETINIMTLGGLALAVGILVDDATVMIENIDTHLEMHKPLEIAIVDAANEIVIPTFVATLAIVIVWLPLFQLTGVSGWLFMPMAKSVMFAMLASFLLSRTLVPTMAKYMLHEHGHSDKKLPKGNKSYTKTERIKGGIFYRIGFMLSEIISIFIRITRVYEIVGFLKRFQKSFETQFNHMREEYHFLLKRVIDNRKRFVQIFLIIAVSSLSLLIFLGRDFFPEIKSNTIQMHMRAPLGTRLEVTGRIATLVSEDIKKILAGKVENILSNCGLPVVSPHNMAFIPTPTIGSQDCDITISLKEEAAPVWDYRKTLRKELAKSYPGTIFTFQPADLTSVILNFGSPAPIDVQINGLDLEANFEFARKLQSKLKEVTGSADVVIHQTMNTPTLMVEGNRNLGLNISLPLKSLAENMLLTTSGSQQIDQKYWLDRKTGISYQVNIYVPQIQMKQTQDLLTVPVNTGELNQDKGSIQLLGNLAKLTATGTPGLITHHNLLSLVDIYVSAEGRDIGSVLSDVETVVHSLNSELPKGAALEIHGQAETMRIAYAELMAGLSLAILLVYLLMVVNFQSWTDPFIIITALPGALAGIAWILFLTDTNLSVPALTGAIMCMGTATANSILIVSYARERYAEHKNALEAAVESGYARIRPVLMTASAMIIGMVPMAFSNSQNAPLGIAVIGGLSVATFATLFFVPCIYAIIYHKDTQIGVKKK, from the coding sequence ATGAATGAGATAGTAAAAATTGCACTCAAACGACCATACACCTTCGTTGTAATGTCGATCTTAATCCTATTATTTGGAATCGAAACGATTCGAAAAGCACCTACGGATGTTTTTCCTGGAATTAAAATTCCGGTAATATCTGTTGTGTGGGTTTACCAAGGAATGTTACCGGAGGATGTTTCTGGAAGAATCACTTCTGTATTTGAAAGAGCTTTAACAACTACTGTGGAAGGGATAAAGAGCATCGATAGTCGATCCTTTTATGGAAGTAGTATCATCAATATAGAGTTACAACCTGAAACAAATCTGGCTGGAGCCGAAGCAGAAATTACCGCAATTTCGCAAACCGTTGTTAATTCACTTCCGCCTGATATCTCTCCTCCGATGATTATGAGATTGGAGGCATCCTCTGTACCTGTCGCAATGCTTCAGGTAACGTCCAATTCGATGACTCCTGCTGAACTATACAATTTGGCATTTATGAGAATTCGGTCTCTTCTGGTAACAATTCCTGGAGCCATCATTCCGCAACCCTATGGCGGAACTCCAATGCAACTTTTGGTTTCCTTAGACAAAGAGAAACTTATGGCTAGGAATCTTTCACCCTTAGATGTTTACCATGCCTTCAATGAACAAAGTTTGGTACTCCCTGCGGGTGACCAAAAAATTGGTAAAACCGATTGGATGGTCATGACGAATGCAATGCCTATGGCAGTTGATGACTTCAATCATATACCAATCAAATCAGATGGTTCGAGAACTATTTTTATGCGTGATGTAGGGAATGTTTCTCTATCAGGACCTCCACAGATGAATTCAGTTTTAGTAGATGGAAAACAATCGGTTGTGATCGTCGTGATGAAAAGTGGTGATGCCTCTACCCTAGAAGTAGTTGATGGAATCAAAGAAATGCTCCCACGAATCAAATCTATCTCACCTGCCGATGTAGAATTTAAAATTTTAAATGATGCATCAATATTCGTAGAAGATTCTATCGAAAATGTTGTCCATGAAATGGTACTTGCATCTGCATTGACAGGTATCGCAGTACTTTTGTTCCTTGGTTCATGGCGTTCCACAGCCATCATTGCTACTTCTATCCCATTATCATTACTCTGTTCCATCATATTACTCCATCTAACTGGTGAAACCATTAACATCATGACTTTAGGGGGGCTGGCTTTGGCAGTCGGGATATTAGTAGATGATGCTACTGTAATGATAGAAAATATTGATACACATCTGGAGATGCACAAACCTTTGGAAATTGCAATTGTTGATGCAGCAAATGAAATTGTCATCCCCACGTTCGTAGCCACGCTTGCCATTGTCATTGTCTGGCTTCCACTCTTTCAGCTAACGGGAGTATCTGGCTGGTTGTTTATGCCAATGGCAAAATCGGTAATGTTTGCCATGTTAGCCTCTTTTTTATTGTCGAGAACTTTGGTTCCAACAATGGCAAAATATATGCTACATGAACATGGGCATAGTGATAAAAAATTGCCAAAGGGAAATAAAAGTTACACAAAAACAGAAAGAATTAAAGGTGGAATTTTTTATCGAATTGGATTTATGTTATCAGAAATCATATCGATTTTTATTCGAATAACACGCGTATACGAAATTGTAGGCTTCTTGAAACGATTCCAGAAAAGCTTCGAAACTCAATTTAATCATATGAGAGAAGAGTATCACTTTCTTTTAAAAAGAGTAATAGATAATCGTAAACGATTTGTACAGATTTTCCTAATTATTGCAGTTTCTTCATTATCATTACTAATCTTTTTAGGAAGAGATTTTTTCCCAGAGATTAAATCCAATACGATTCAAATGCATATGCGGGCACCTTTGGGTACACGGCTTGAAGTCACAGGTAGAATCGCAACTCTTGTATCCGAAGATATCAAAAAAATACTAGCAGGAAAGGTGGAAAACATCCTCAGCAACTGCGGATTGCCTGTAGTAAGTCCTCACAATATGGCTTTCATCCCAACTCCTACCATTGGGTCTCAAGATTGTGATATCACCATCTCTCTCAAGGAGGAAGCGGCTCCCGTTTGGGACTATCGAAAAACACTTAGAAAAGAATTGGCGAAGTCGTATCCAGGAACTATCTTTACTTTTCAACCGGCAGACCTAACATCTGTGATACTCAATTTTGGCTCTCCGGCACCTATCGATGTACAGATCAATGGCTTAGATTTAGAGGCAAATTTTGAATTCGCAAGAAAACTTCAATCCAAACTTAAAGAAGTAACAGGTTCGGCTGATGTTGTAATTCACCAAACAATGAATACACCAACACTAATGGTAGAAGGAAATCGAAATTTAGGTCTTAATATAAGCCTTCCTTTAAAATCATTGGCAGAAAATATGTTACTCACAACTTCCGGGAGCCAACAGATAGACCAAAAGTACTGGCTCGATCGAAAAACTGGTATTTCTTACCAAGTAAATATATATGTACCTCAAATACAAATGAAGCAAACCCAAGATCTACTTACAGTTCCTGTAAATACGGGTGAGCTAAACCAAGACAAAGGCTCGATTCAACTTCTTGGAAATTTGGCCAAACTGACTGCGACAGGTACTCCTGGATTAATTACGCATCATAATCTACTTTCATTAGTTGATATCTATGTGTCTGCGGAAGGTAGAGATATAGGATCTGTTCTAAGTGATGTGGAAACAGTGGTTCATTCACTAAATTCTGAACTGCCGAAAGGAGCTGCATTAGAAATCCACGGGCAGGCAGAAACGATGAGAATAGCTTACGCGGAGTTAATGGCAGGTTTATCTTTAGCAATTCTTTTAGTATACCTTCTAATGGTTGTTAATTTTCAAAGCTGGACAGATCCATTTATCATCATTACAGCTCTTCCGGGCGCACTCGCGGGTATTGCTTGGATATTATTTCTTACTGATACAAATCTTTCGGTCCCGGCACTTACAGGTGCGATCATGTGCATGGGAACAGCAACAGCTAATTCCATATTAATTGTTTCATATGCGAGGGAAAGGTACGCGGAACATAAGAATGCACTAGAAGCTGCTGTTGAGTCTGGATACGCAAGGATACGACCTGTACTCATGACTGCATCTGCGATGATCATAGGAATGGTTCCTATGGCATTTAGCAACTCTCAGAATGCACCTCTAGGGATTGCGGTGATCGGTGGACTGAGTGTTGCGACTTTCGCCACACTATTTTTTGTTCCATGCATATATGCCATTATTTATCACAAGGATACGCAAATAGGAGTAAAGAAAAAATGA
- a CDS encoding efflux transporter outer membrane subunit, with protein MSKKYFRWLTITLLMILNACLNSAFVNLAPKYEPQEFVVPDNWEGQAPFVKANPGGAEIVSEWWKLFGDPTLDQLEEEALRANPDLQASAERFLQARDIVMKARSKLLPNFGLGLGVSNNQQSENALFRGPLDPTKDGNVNVGSTASWEPDFWSSIRNETWAKLYEAESIAAQYASARLSLQSEIATNYFTLRGLDAKKDTFDLSIQYYQKLLELVNQRFKGGLSPKLDVFRAEYLLSTAEARRFEILSQRRIIETSIAVLINRTPTQFHIAEDPNLQSIRFQIPNHLPSQLLERRPDIAAAERKMAKANREIGIAKAAFFPNISFGATGGWESGSNILSSSNSYWSYGSLGSIPIFQGGFRRAQLQQAWSSYRETEHMYRSTVLNAFREVENSLTQTKYLALETEKLDRAVEMAFQTQEMTTQLYTAGLSNSMEILYAQLSTLESKLSAIQVKVDYLNTSITLIRALGGGWSRSQLPKDDEIIPFTIYDSPDTIIKTQDVPIPNTERTQRIDLTKPIQNGKENTK; from the coding sequence ATGTCGAAAAAATACTTCAGATGGCTTACGATAACTTTACTCATGATTCTGAATGCATGTCTAAACAGTGCATTTGTTAATCTTGCACCAAAGTATGAGCCGCAAGAGTTTGTTGTGCCAGACAATTGGGAGGGGCAGGCGCCTTTTGTAAAAGCGAATCCAGGCGGAGCAGAAATTGTTAGCGAGTGGTGGAAACTCTTTGGGGATCCGACATTGGATCAATTGGAAGAGGAGGCACTAAGAGCAAATCCGGACTTACAAGCGAGCGCAGAGAGATTTCTCCAAGCACGGGATATTGTTATGAAAGCTCGGTCCAAACTATTGCCAAACTTTGGATTGGGACTTGGAGTTAGCAATAACCAGCAATCAGAAAATGCACTCTTTCGTGGACCACTGGACCCGACAAAAGATGGGAATGTGAATGTAGGGAGTACTGCTTCTTGGGAGCCAGACTTTTGGTCTAGCATTCGAAATGAAACTTGGGCAAAGCTGTACGAAGCAGAATCCATCGCCGCCCAATATGCGTCTGCTCGTTTAAGTTTACAATCAGAAATTGCAACCAACTATTTTACTCTTAGGGGACTTGATGCAAAGAAGGATACATTTGATTTATCCATCCAATACTATCAGAAGTTACTCGAGCTCGTAAACCAAAGGTTTAAAGGAGGACTCTCTCCAAAGCTCGATGTGTTTAGAGCAGAGTATTTACTAAGTACCGCAGAGGCGCGTAGGTTTGAAATTTTGAGCCAACGGCGAATCATCGAAACATCTATTGCAGTACTCATCAATCGAACTCCTACTCAATTTCATATCGCAGAAGATCCAAATTTACAATCCATACGATTTCAAATTCCAAACCATCTACCTTCACAGCTTCTTGAGAGAAGGCCAGATATAGCCGCAGCTGAGAGAAAGATGGCAAAGGCAAATAGAGAGATAGGAATCGCGAAAGCAGCCTTTTTTCCAAATATCTCATTCGGTGCGACAGGTGGCTGGGAGAGTGGTTCAAATATATTAAGCTCCTCAAATAGCTACTGGTCATATGGATCTCTAGGAAGTATCCCCATCTTTCAGGGTGGCTTTCGTCGGGCACAATTACAACAAGCCTGGTCAAGTTACAGAGAGACCGAACACATGTATCGATCAACAGTACTAAATGCATTTCGAGAAGTCGAAAATAGTTTAACCCAAACAAAATATCTCGCTTTGGAAACAGAAAAACTAGACCGAGCAGTAGAGATGGCATTTCAAACTCAAGAAATGACAACTCAGCTATACACCGCTGGTCTCAGCAATAGTATGGAAATTCTCTATGCACAATTATCAACTTTAGAATCAAAGTTAAGTGCTATCCAAGTAAAAGTAGATTATCTAAATACAAGTATCACTTTAATACGTGCATTAGGTGGTGGATGGAGCCGATCTCAGCTTCCTAAGGATGATGAAATCATTCCTTTCACAATCTACGATAGCCCTGATACAATCATAAAGACACAGGATGTCCCTATTCCAAATACGGAACGAACGCAAAGGATAGATCTCACAAAACCGATTCAAAATGGGAAGGAAAATACAAAATGA